A single window of Gossypium arboreum isolate Shixiya-1 chromosome 13, ASM2569848v2, whole genome shotgun sequence DNA harbors:
- the LOC108450445 gene encoding DNA repair protein RAD5A, with product MGGNKVSEDLISTVRLIVGSDYSEMDIIRALHLAKHDATAAINIIFDSPRSFKPREKQIEPESEPVVRISSSDISTVSVKPKKTGKENKDCSFSSNGNVACGGNDLEDEGNVRLENDWWFVGSSEVPGLSTSKGRKIKVGEEVSFTFPLKGTGSSPAGSMGKGFGKGRAAAACSEIVRFSTKNFGEIGRIPNEWARCLLPLVRDKKIRVEGRCKSAPDVLGVMDTVLLLLSVYINSSMFHKYQQTSLKAASNCNDESIVHPLPSLFRLLGLTPFKKAELAPGDLYTKKRPLETKDGSGIHTPLLTANKFKNPSQNGNEVENDESISGADLENIVGVGDNSELEEMDPPSTLQCELRPYQKQALQWMFQVEKGNCMDEAATTLHPCWEAYRLADKRDPVIYLNAFTGDATIEFPSTHQMARGGILADAMGLGKTIMTISLLATHSERGGLSDSQSSDQPSDQGGEAIDVFGQSPNSVKTATKFPGFDKLSKQRNKLANGGNLIICPMTLLGQWKAEIETHVQPGSLSLYVHYGQSRPKDAKLLAQNDVVITTYGVLASEFSAENSEDNGGLYSVRWFRIVLDEAHTIKSSKSQISMAAAALVADRRWCLTGTPIQNKLEDLYSLLRFLKVEPWGNWPWWNKLIQKPFEEGDQRGLKLVQSILKPIMLRRTKCSTDRYGKPILVLPPADVQVIYCELSEAEKDFYEALFKRSKVKFDQFVEQGRVLHNYASILELLLRLRQCCDHPFLVMSRGDTQEYTDLNKLAKRFLRGGQSTLDGEAKDLPSRAYVQEVVEELRKGEQGECPICLEAFEDAVLTPCAHRLCRECLLASWRNPNSGLCPVCRKTVTKQELITAPTESRFQVDVEKNWVESTKVVVLLQELENLRSSGSKCILFSQWTAFLDLLQIPLSRNNIPFLRLDGTLNQQQREKVIKQFSEDSKIMVLLMSLKAGGVGINLTAASNAFVLDPWWNPAVEEQAVMRIHRIGQTKRVAIKRFIVKGTVEERMEAVQARKQKMISGALTDEEVRTARLEELKMLFT from the exons ATGGGTGGAAACAAGGTATCGGAGGATCTCATTTCCACCGTCCGGTTGATCGTTGGATCGGATTATTCCGAGATGGACATAATTAGAGCGCTTCACTTGGCCAAACACGATGCGACCGCTGCCATCAACATAATTTTTGATTCGCCTCGAAGTTTCAAGCCCAGGGAGAAACAAATTGAACCCGAATCCGAACCCGTGGTCCGAATTTCGAGCTCCGATATATCAACGGTTAGCGTAAAGCCAAAGAAAACAGGGAAAGAGAACAAGGATTGTAGTTTTAGTAGTAATGGAAATGTTGCATGTGGTGGGAATGATTTGGAAGATGAAGGAAATGTTAGGCTTGAAAACGATTGGTGGTTTGTTGGTTCCAGCGAGGTACCTGGGCTTTCGACGAGTAAAGGAAGGAAAATTAAGGTTGGGGAGGAAGTTAGCTTCACGTTTCCGTTGAAGGGTACTGGCTCTAGTCCGGCTGGGTCAATGGGGAAAGGCTTTGGGAAAGGAAGAGCAGCTGCAGCTTGTTCAGAGATTGTTAGATTCTCTACAAAGAACTTTGGGGAG ATTGGTAGAATACCCAATGAATGGGCACGCTGTCTGTTGCCGCTTGTGAGGGATAAGAAGATTAGAGTTGAGGGAAGGTGTAAATCAGCTCCGGATGTGTTAGGTGTAATGGATACTGTTCTCTTATTGTTAAG TGTGTATATTAATAGTTCCATGTTCCATAAGTATCAGCAAACTTCACTCAAGGCAGCAAGCAATTGCAATGATGAATCTATTGTTCATCCTCTTCCAAGTTTGTTCCGGTTGCTTGGCCTAACACCTTTTAAGAAG GCAGAACTAGCTCCTGGTGATTTGTACACAAAGAAACGACCTTTGGAGACAAAG GATGGTTCTGGTATTCATACCCCATTATTAACTGCAAACAAATTTAAGAATCCATCTCAAAACGGAAATGAGGTTGAAAATGATGAGTCAATCTCTGGTGCTGATCTTGAAAACATTGTTGGTGTGGGAGACAACTCTGAATTAGAG GAAATGGACCCTCCTAGCACCCTCCAGTGTGAACTTCGGCCTTATCAAAAGCAGGCTCTCCAGTGGATGTTTCAGGTGGAGAAGGGAAATTGCATGGATGAGGCAGCAACAACACTGCACCCTTGCTGGGAAGCATATCGCTTAGCAGATAA GAGAGATCCTGTTATCTACTTGAATGCATTTACTGGTGATGCTACAATAGAATTCCCAAGCACTCATCAAATGGCTAGAGGAGGA ATCTTGGCAGATGCTATGGGGCTTGGGAAGACCATCATGACTATATCCCTCTTAGCAACCCATTCAGAAAGAGGTGGGCTATCAGATAGTCAATCCTCAGATCAGCCTTCTGATCAAGGTGGTGAAGCCATTGATGTATTCGGCCAATCACCGAATTCTGTGAAAACTGCAACGAAGTTTCCCGGCTTTGATAAGTTGTCAAAGCAAAGGAACAAACTTGCAAATGGTGGCAATCTGATTATATGTCCCATGACTCTTCTTGGCCAATGGAAG GCAGAGATTGAAACTCATGTGCAGCCTGGATCTTTGTCTTTATATGTTCATTATGGTCAAAGTAGGCCAAAGGATGCAAAACTTCTTGCCCAGAATGATGTTGTAATCACTACATATGGGGTTCTAGCTTCAGAGTTTTCAGCAGAG AACTCTGAAGATAATGGAGGACTGTACTCGGTGCGTTGGTTCAGGATTGTTCTTGATGAAGCACATACCATAAAATCCTCAAAAAGTCAAATTTCCATGGCTGCAGCTGCTTTAGTTGCTGATCGTCGCTGGTGTCTCACTGGGACTCCGATCCAG AACAAGCTGGAGGATCTATACAGTCTCCTCCGCTTTTTGAAGGTGGAACCTTGGGGAAACTGGCCCTG GTGGAACAAGCTCATCCAAAAACCATTTGAGGAAGGTGATCAGAGAGGGCTAAAGTTGGTTCAGTCAATTTTAAAGCCAATCATGTTAAGGAGAACAAAATGTAGCACAGACCGATATGGCAA GCCTATTCTAGTGCTACCTCCAGCCGATGTTCAGGTGATATACTGTGAGCTCAGTGAAGCTGAAAAGGACTTCTATGAAGCCCTATTTAAAAGATCGAAG GTGAAGTTTGATCAGTTTGTTGAACAAGGTCGTGTTCTTCATAATTATGCTTCTATTTTGGAGTTACTTCTACGCCTACGTCAATGTTGTGATCATCCGTTTCTTGTGATGAG CCGAGGAGATACACAAGAATACACAGATCTTAATAAGCTGGCTAAACGGTTCCTTAGAGGCGGGCAGAGTACCCTAGATGGTGAAGCCAAGGATCTACCTTCAAGGGCATATGTCCAGGAAGTGGTTGAAGAGCTGCGGAAGGGAGAACAAGGAGAGTGTCCGATATGTCTTGAAGCATTTGAAGACGCTGTACTGACTCCATGTGCTCATCGCTTATGCCGCGAGTGTCTCTTGGCAAGTTGGCGGAATCCAAATTCTGGTTTATGCCCTGTTTGTAG GAAAACTGTTACGAAGCAAGAACTTATTACAGCCCCAACTGAGAGTCGGTTTCAGGTTGATGTTGAGAAAAATTGGGTGGAGTCCACCAAGGTGGTTGTTCTATTACAAGAACTTGAAAATCTTCGCTCATCAGGCTCTAAGTGCATTCTCTTCAGCCAGTGGACTGCATTTTTGGACCTCTTGCAGATTCCTCTTTCTCG GAATAACATTCCGTTTCTTAGACTCGATGGGACTTTGAATCAACAGCAACGCGAAaaagtaataaaacagttttcaGAAGATAGCAAAATCATG GTGTTGCTAATGTCACTCAAAGCTGGTGGGGTCGGAATAAATCTAACTGCAGCTTCCAATGCCTTTGTTTTG GATCCGTGGTGGAATCCGGCTGTAGAAGAACAAGCTGTGATGCGCATTCATCGTATTGGGCAAACTAAAAGGGTAGCAATCAAACGGTTCATTGTCAAG GGAACAGTAGAGGAAAGGATGGAAGCAGTACAAGCACGCAAGCAGAAGAT